A window of Nocardia arthritidis genomic DNA:
CCCGCTTCGTCGACGAAGTCACCCACTTCATCGAGAGCCTGCCCGCAAAGGGTCCGGCAGCGACCGTGACATCGGTCACGATGACGACGAACGTCCGTAGTGCGTCACCCCCCGGCGGTCGGACTGCTCAGAGATAGCCGCTGCGCCACCGCCGAGGCCACCGTGGCGACGAGGGGCCGCCGAAGAAGCCGCTGGGTATCGGGCGCGGGATTGTCGTCGCATCGGCCTTGCCGACGTCGCAGTTCTTTTCGAACACCGGGAGCGTGTCTCGCATGCCGGCATGACCTGAGAACTATGCGGTGGATCTGTCCTACATCGTGCTCGGTGCGCGGTCGGATGTCGTATTTCCGGCAGAGCTGGGATCTGCGGCTGCTCGTTCGGGTTCGGGGAGGTAGACCGGAAGGCGATAGTTCGCTGTGTCTTCTTGAACCCGACTACTTGTAGATGGAGTGTGAGAATGACTGTGAATCCGGCGAGTGAACCCCGATACAAGCTCAGCGATGCGCATTTTCATTTGCTCAACTTCATTCAGGCTGACGACGGTCCGGAACGACTCATCGAGGTAATGGATGAGGCCGGGGTCGAAAATATTATGGTCAATGGGATGGGTCTCTGCAAGAAATGGTCGGAGTGGGACCCGGTGGAGCCTTCGTACTATCTCGACGATGATTCGCGGGTTTATCCGTATTCCGTGACCGATGTGCTCGTGCACGAGCGTCTCACCTCGGTAGATGAAGAGCAGCAGAAGCGCTTCCACCCCTTCATCTGCGGTTTCGACGCAACGGACCGTAACGCGGTCGACCACATAAAGCGAATGATCCAGCTTTATCCGGGATTCTGGCAGGGTATCGGCGAGGTGTTCGCACGACACGACGACCTCACCGCGCTGAAGTACGGGGAGCCGGGGCGCGCGGACCATATCGCTCTACATCCGGTATACGACTTCGCCGCGGAGCATGGCATGCCCGTCTCGGTCCACCACGACATCACTTCCGTCTGGCATCACGAGGGCGTGATCTACCTCGGCGAGCTTCGTCGGGCCCTGGAACCGCATCCGCACACCACGTTCATCTGGTGTCATGCCGGGGTCAGTCGGCGTCTCACGGTCTCCCGGCTCCCGGATGTGGTGCGAGAGTTGCTCGGGGAGTTTCCGCAACTTCATCTCGATCTGTCTTGGGTGGTATATGACATCCAATTGGTTCGGCACGGTCGGCCGAATGAGGAATGGCTGAGGCTTATCGAGGATTTCCCCGACCGCTTCATGATCGGTTCGGATACCGTGTCGGACACATCCCAGTACGTGCCGACGATGACACGCTATTACCTCATCCTGGACAGCCTGCGCCCCGAGACCGCCAAAAAAGTTGGCCGAGACAACTTCCTGAGGCTGTTGCCGTCCAGCCGAGTAAAGCTCGATGTGGTATGAATCAACCTATAGCGGAGGAATTCTTATGACCGACACTCGAATGATCGATGATGTATTCGCTTCGAATGAGCTACGGCACGACGCGCCGAAGGTCGGGTGCCCGGAGCACGAAATGCGCCCGGAGGCCGCCTATCAGCTCGTCCATGATGAATTGATGCTCGATGGCGTATCGCGGATGAATCTGGCCACATTCTGTACCACATGGGTGGACGAATTCGCGCGTCGATTGATGTCCGAGACTCTCGATAAGAACATCGTCGACAAGGACGAGTACCCGCAGACGGCGGAACTGGAACAGCGCTGCGTGCACATGCTGGCCGACCTGTGGCACGCGCCGGATCCGTCGACGACCCGAGGCACATCGACGATCGGTTCCAGCGAGGCGGCGATGCTCGGCGGTCTGGCGGCCAAGTTCCGCTGGCGCAAACGCATGCACCAATCGGGGAAGCAGGCCGGTAGGCCGAACATCGTGTGCGGGCCCGTCCAGGTCTGCTGGGAGAAGTTCGCCCGCTACTTCGACGTGGAGCTGCGCCAGATCCCGCTGCGTGCCGGCAAATACCACATGACCGGCGCGGACGCCGCGGCGCACTGTGACGAGAACACGATCATGGTGGTGTCCACGTTCGGTGTCACCTTCACCGGACTCTACGAGAACGTCGAGGAGATCAGCCAGGCGCTGGACCGGCTCGAACGGGATCGCGGCTTGGACATCCCGATCCACGTCGACGCCGCCGGTGGCGGGTTCCTGGCACCGTTCGTGGCACCGAGCGTGATCTGGGACTTCCGGCTGCCACGAGTGAAATCGATCAATTCGTCCGGGCACAAGAATGGGCTGGCGCCGCTCGGCTCGGGCTGGGCGATCTGGCGCGAAGCCGAGGATTTGCCGGAAGAGTTGATCTTCAACGTCGACTATCTGGGTGGCAACATGGCCACCTTCAACCTGAACTTCTCCCGCCCTGGCGGACCGGCCATCACCCAGTACTACGAGCTGATCCGGCTGGGCCGCGAGGGCTACACCCGGCTACAGACGGCGATCTACGAGGTCTGCCGACATTTGGCCCGAGGCATCGCGGACATCGGACCCTTCGAAATGATCCACTCAGGTGATCCCATGCGAGGCATCACCGCGATCTCGTGGCGGCTGCGCGGCATCCAGCCGTTCAATCTCTACGATCTTTCGGACCGTCTCCGCGCCCGTGGCTGGCTGATCGCCGCCTACCCGCTGCCCGCCGATCGTCAAGACGAGGTCATCATGCGTGCGGTGATCCGCCACGGGTTCAGCTTCGACATGGCCGATCTGCTGCTCGAAGACATACGCCGCAGCATCGACCAACTGACCGAACACCCGTGGACCACATCGTTGACGCGGAAAGAGGCAGGATCCTTCACGCACAACGCGGTCGCAAGCGTGCCGACGCCCGATAGCGTCCGGCATAAGGGAAATAGCCGATGACAGCGACCGAAGTGCATGCCACCGAACAGGGGATAGATCGGCACGCACACGGCGGTTGCCGCGAACAGTACGGCTCGCCGGCTATCGTCGGGCCATGGCCACGGGCACCGACGGTCGGTGCTGCCGGAACTCCTGGGGTGGACAACCATTCCAGCGGCGAAAGGCGCGAATGAACGATGCCCCGTCCGCGTAACCCAACCGCAGCGCGACCTGCTCGCTGGTCATATCGGTATGAGCGAGCAATTCCTCGGCCAACAGCTGCCGCACCTCGTCGACGAGTGCACGGAAGGACGTACCTTCCTCGCTGAGCCTGCGAGCCAGCGTACGTGGACTGATGAACAGTTCGGCGGCAACGGCCGCCTGATCGGGTAGTGCTGCGGGGTTGCGCGCCAACACATCTCGCACCGCGCCCGCTGTCCCCTGCCGGGCTCGGCGACGTTCGAGCATGTCGTGGCAGAGCTGCTCGCATGTAGTGCGGGTCCATTCGTCGGCTTGCGGCAACGGGAAGTCCAGATAGGCGCTGGCGAAGGCGATAGCATCCTCGTCGGCATCGAAATCCGGTTCGACACCGAAAATTTCGCGATAGCGGACGACCTCTGCGGGCGCGGAATGCCGATACGTCACCCGTTCAGCGGGCACACCTGCGGCGAACAACTCACGACCGATGGTCTGGATGCCGGATGTGATTCGTTCGGCCAGAAACGGCCGGACATCCAGCGGCACCTCGGCGCCGTCGAATACAAGCTTGCTCTGCTGCGGCCCTTCTTCGAAACGCAGGTGCCCGAATACGAACGCCAAATCCAGATATCCCAGCGCCACCTCGATCACCTGGCGCACAGTCCCGCTGGACAGCAGCGCCAGCCCCCACGGCCCGTACAGCGCGATGTGATATCGCCGTCCGGCCTCGGCGCCGAGGCCTGGCTCGTCGCCGAATCGGCGGAGCAGGTTCCGGATGACCGCCACTTCTTGCCGCGCCGTCACCACCGCGTCACCGTCACGCACCAGCTCGGGTGTCAGGCTCGTCCCGGCGAACAGCTCGGTGGCGCTCATGCCGCGTTCGGCCGCCAGCTGCGCCATGACATGCACGCTGGAGGTGTTCCGCACCAAATCCCAGTCGAACATCAAAACAATCCTGCCTTCCGTACCCCGGACGAACAAATACCGCCACGCGCGAAAACGTCTCGACCGCAAGTGCCGCGGCTCCCGCCGAGGCAACCTTCGATGGACGCTTCAGCGGCTGCCGGAACCGGTCCAACAGCGAGGTCGATCAGGTGTCCGAGCAGTGGCCGGCGCATAGGCGCCGGACCGGCAACGGCACCTCGCTCAACCGCCGTTCGCATCGGACGGTCCGGGCTCACAGCGGCTGAATGAACCGTTTGCGCGGGCTCGGCGCAAATGTCTTGTCCCGCAACAGATCAAGTGCCCTACGAAGCTCTAGTCGAGTCTGCGACGGCTCGATGACGGCATCGATGTAGCCGCGTTCGGCGGCGACCCACGGGGTGGCGACGGTCCGGTTGTAGACGTCGATCATCTCCTGCCGCACCGCGGGGGCGTTCTCGCCCGCCGCCGCGAGTTGTTTACGGCCGATGATGGCGACCGCGCTCTCCGCGCCCATGACCGCGATGCGTGCCGTCGGCCAGGCCAGGTTGATGTCGGCGCCGAGTTGTTTGCACCCCATCACCGCGTACGCGCCGCCGTACGCCTTCCGGATCACGACGGTCGCGATCGGCACGGTGGCCGACATCAAGGCGAAGAAGAACCGCCCACCC
This region includes:
- a CDS encoding amidohydrolase family protein, translated to MTVNPASEPRYKLSDAHFHLLNFIQADDGPERLIEVMDEAGVENIMVNGMGLCKKWSEWDPVEPSYYLDDDSRVYPYSVTDVLVHERLTSVDEEQQKRFHPFICGFDATDRNAVDHIKRMIQLYPGFWQGIGEVFARHDDLTALKYGEPGRADHIALHPVYDFAAEHGMPVSVHHDITSVWHHEGVIYLGELRRALEPHPHTTFIWCHAGVSRRLTVSRLPDVVRELLGEFPQLHLDLSWVVYDIQLVRHGRPNEEWLRLIEDFPDRFMIGSDTVSDTSQYVPTMTRYYLILDSLRPETAKKVGRDNFLRLLPSSRVKLDVV
- a CDS encoding glutamate decarboxylase; the protein is MTDTRMIDDVFASNELRHDAPKVGCPEHEMRPEAAYQLVHDELMLDGVSRMNLATFCTTWVDEFARRLMSETLDKNIVDKDEYPQTAELEQRCVHMLADLWHAPDPSTTRGTSTIGSSEAAMLGGLAAKFRWRKRMHQSGKQAGRPNIVCGPVQVCWEKFARYFDVELRQIPLRAGKYHMTGADAAAHCDENTIMVVSTFGVTFTGLYENVEEISQALDRLERDRGLDIPIHVDAAGGGFLAPFVAPSVIWDFRLPRVKSINSSGHKNGLAPLGSGWAIWREAEDLPEELIFNVDYLGGNMATFNLNFSRPGGPAITQYYELIRLGREGYTRLQTAIYEVCRHLARGIADIGPFEMIHSGDPMRGITAISWRLRGIQPFNLYDLSDRLRARGWLIAAYPLPADRQDEVIMRAVIRHGFSFDMADLLLEDIRRSIDQLTEHPWTTSLTRKEAGSFTHNAVASVPTPDSVRHKGNSR
- a CDS encoding AraC family transcriptional regulator, which produces MFDWDLVRNTSSVHVMAQLAAERGMSATELFAGTSLTPELVRDGDAVVTARQEVAVIRNLLRRFGDEPGLGAEAGRRYHIALYGPWGLALLSSGTVRQVIEVALGYLDLAFVFGHLRFEEGPQQSKLVFDGAEVPLDVRPFLAERITSGIQTIGRELFAAGVPAERVTYRHSAPAEVVRYREIFGVEPDFDADEDAIAFASAYLDFPLPQADEWTRTTCEQLCHDMLERRRARQGTAGAVRDVLARNPAALPDQAAVAAELFISPRTLARRLSEEGTSFRALVDEVRQLLAEELLAHTDMTSEQVALRLGYADGASFIRAFRRWNGCPPQEFRQHRPSVPVAMARR